In a genomic window of Halobiforma lacisalsi AJ5:
- a CDS encoding winged helix-turn-helix domain-containing protein — MSTDAGVGGGSKTEAETRELLHFVTQETRFAIVSNILQHPEQLPSMYELEQLNPSVSEATVYKHVQKLIEAGIVEEVTLPEDERRQGYPWKFYGLTDEGRAFLEAHNLLEAEETLQRIYETISDKPKKMVKYENAPRPDRE, encoded by the coding sequence ATGAGTACCGACGCGGGCGTCGGTGGGGGATCGAAGACGGAAGCTGAGACCCGCGAACTCCTCCACTTCGTCACGCAGGAGACCCGCTTTGCCATCGTGAGCAACATCCTCCAGCACCCGGAGCAACTGCCCTCGATGTACGAACTCGAGCAGTTGAATCCGAGCGTGAGCGAGGCGACCGTCTACAAGCACGTCCAGAAGCTGATCGAGGCGGGCATCGTCGAGGAGGTCACCCTGCCCGAAGACGAGCGCCGCCAGGGCTACCCCTGGAAGTTCTACGGCCTGACCGACGAGGGCCGGGCGTTCCTCGAGGCGCACAACCTGCTCGAGGCCGAGGAGACGCTCCAGCGGATCTACGAGACGATCTCGGACAAGCCGAAGAAGATGGTCAAATACGAGAACGCGCCGCGGCCGGACCGCGAGTGA
- a CDS encoding aldo/keto reductase produces the protein MEYTTLGSTGMEVSRLCLGCMSFGSSDWREWVLDEDESKEIIERAIDLGINFFDTANMYSKGESERILGDALEGYREESVVATKGYFQMREDDPNSGGLSRKAIEQELAASRERLGMDTIDLYQIHRWDDDTPIETTLRALDDAVRRGHVRYVGASSMWAHQFAESLYTSDRLGLERFGTMQNHYNLVYREEEREMLPLCEKEDVGVLPWSPLARGYLTRPHEEIDATTRGETEEHLYDHPYREGGGREINERVAELAAEKGVTMAQIALAWLLHKDWVDAPIVGTTSVEHLEQAVEALEISLSASDIAYLEEPYEPVAVSGHS, from the coding sequence ATGGAGTACACGACGCTCGGTTCGACCGGCATGGAGGTCAGTCGGCTCTGTCTCGGCTGCATGAGTTTCGGCTCGAGCGACTGGCGCGAGTGGGTTCTCGACGAGGACGAGAGCAAAGAGATCATCGAGCGAGCGATCGACCTCGGAATCAACTTCTTCGACACGGCCAACATGTATTCGAAGGGCGAATCCGAGCGGATCCTCGGCGACGCCCTCGAGGGCTACCGCGAGGAGTCGGTCGTGGCCACGAAAGGGTATTTCCAGATGCGCGAGGACGACCCCAATTCGGGCGGGCTCTCGCGGAAGGCCATCGAGCAGGAACTCGCGGCCAGCCGGGAACGGCTGGGAATGGACACGATCGACCTCTACCAGATCCACCGCTGGGACGACGACACGCCGATCGAGACGACGCTGCGGGCGCTGGACGACGCAGTCCGTCGGGGCCACGTCCGGTACGTCGGCGCGTCCTCGATGTGGGCCCACCAGTTCGCGGAGTCGCTGTACACCAGCGATCGGCTGGGCCTCGAGCGGTTCGGGACGATGCAGAACCACTACAACCTCGTCTACCGCGAGGAGGAACGCGAGATGCTGCCCCTCTGTGAGAAGGAGGACGTCGGCGTCCTTCCGTGGTCGCCGCTGGCCCGGGGCTACCTCACGCGGCCCCACGAGGAGATCGACGCGACGACCCGCGGCGAGACCGAGGAACACCTCTACGACCACCCCTACCGCGAGGGCGGCGGCCGGGAGATCAACGAGCGCGTCGCCGAACTGGCCGCCGAGAAGGGCGTGACGATGGCCCAGATCGCGCTCGCGTGGCTACTGCACAAAGACTGGGTCGACGCGCCGATCGTCGGGACGACGAGCGTCGAGCACCTGGAGCAAGCCGTCGAGGCGCTCGAGATTTCGCTGTCGGCCTCGGACATCGCCTACCTCGAGGAGCCCTACGAGCCGGTGGCGGTGTCGGGTCACTCCTGA
- a CDS encoding penicillin acylase family protein gives MSNDTTRRGLLAGALAAGVGGLTVSGASELLESFAPLSGSAWDAADRELSESVENPYGDATVRYDGYGVPTIEADDEAAAYFAVGYVQAFDRAFQLDLQRRVMRGRLSELVGEATLEDDAFHVAMDFAGAAEATWERVADTPAGPLVEAYAEGVTAAMETEQLPLEFELLGYEPREWTPVDTILMEKQISWDLTGNFGELRRAVIADRLGADALEELYPERLNHDVPILRERVDGERLDGDNEDDGNDGNDGTRNSRSGALETDAVDRELASWLSRFESPTGVGSNSWVVSGEHTDSGGPLVAYDPHLTLMTPPLWYEQHVETPETSVRGATFPGVPFVITGANETGTWSFTNVGADVLDCYEYEMRGDDGSSAGHRRLSSTDADEYRYGDEWRAFETEERAIPVADGEDRTFTIKKTVHGPVLEREGQTVGVAWTGHTATRTTEAIYEFERSDGLEDLLESTRKFDLPTQNLVYADADGRTMYYVTGKLPIRRIDGDPVSGNRLFDGSAGEGEWSGFTPFGESSWDGFVPFEEKPHAIDPDVLATANQRVVDDPNHYVGVAYATPYRGGRIYERLDERLESGEPADHDFHRELQDDTYDGRAAQLVPDLVDAVASHDGASDGLEDAADELADWDYRMERDSSSALVFDRWLEGFRREVFEPAFEDADLDESYYPNDWVLATLPADSDWFDGSRPERMVDALEAALAEIDEEGWETYGDRNTTGPIEHPFGVEAPFLDYDDRPADGSAATVKNYRVDDAVGSSWRMVVEPGGDATAILPGGNSGDYFSEHYDDQFEAWLDGEQKPMDRSVDDGDPDVVFEAAETEGSQ, from the coding sequence GTGAGCAATGACACCACGCGTCGAGGACTACTCGCCGGCGCGCTCGCCGCCGGCGTCGGGGGGCTGACCGTCAGCGGCGCGAGCGAACTCCTCGAGTCGTTCGCGCCGCTGTCGGGGTCGGCGTGGGACGCCGCGGACAGGGAGCTGTCGGAGTCGGTAGAGAACCCGTATGGCGACGCTACCGTCCGGTACGACGGGTACGGCGTGCCGACGATCGAGGCCGACGACGAGGCGGCCGCGTACTTCGCCGTCGGCTACGTCCAGGCGTTCGACCGGGCCTTCCAGCTCGATCTACAGCGGCGGGTCATGCGCGGCCGATTGTCCGAACTCGTCGGCGAGGCCACCCTCGAGGACGACGCGTTCCACGTGGCGATGGACTTCGCGGGGGCCGCCGAGGCGACGTGGGAGCGCGTCGCGGACACCCCCGCGGGGCCGCTCGTCGAGGCGTACGCCGAGGGGGTCACCGCCGCGATGGAAACCGAGCAACTCCCCCTCGAGTTCGAACTGCTGGGCTACGAGCCCCGCGAGTGGACGCCCGTCGACACGATCCTGATGGAGAAACAGATCTCGTGGGACCTGACGGGCAACTTCGGCGAACTCCGTCGGGCGGTGATCGCCGACCGGCTGGGCGCGGACGCCCTCGAGGAACTGTATCCCGAGCGACTGAACCACGACGTGCCGATCCTGCGGGAGAGGGTCGATGGGGAGCGGCTCGACGGTGACAATGAGGACGACGGGAACGACGGGAACGACGGGACCAGGAACTCACGGTCCGGCGCCCTCGAGACCGACGCCGTCGACCGGGAACTGGCGAGCTGGCTCTCACGGTTCGAATCGCCTACGGGGGTCGGATCGAACAGCTGGGTCGTCTCGGGCGAGCACACCGACAGCGGCGGCCCGCTCGTCGCCTACGACCCCCACCTCACGCTGATGACGCCGCCGCTGTGGTACGAACAGCACGTCGAGACGCCGGAGACGTCGGTCCGCGGTGCCACGTTCCCGGGGGTCCCGTTCGTCATCACGGGCGCGAACGAAACGGGGACGTGGTCGTTCACGAACGTCGGCGCGGACGTGCTAGACTGCTACGAGTACGAGATGCGGGGCGACGACGGCTCGAGTGCGGGCCACCGGCGCCTCTCGAGCACCGACGCCGACGAGTACCGCTACGGCGACGAGTGGCGCGCGTTCGAGACCGAGGAGCGGGCGATCCCGGTCGCCGACGGCGAGGACCGGACGTTCACGATCAAGAAGACCGTTCACGGCCCCGTCCTCGAGCGCGAGGGACAGACGGTCGGCGTCGCCTGGACGGGCCACACCGCGACACGGACGACCGAAGCCATCTACGAGTTCGAGCGCAGCGACGGCCTCGAGGATCTCCTCGAGTCGACCCGCAAGTTCGACCTGCCGACACAGAACCTCGTCTACGCCGACGCGGATGGGCGAACGATGTACTACGTGACTGGGAAACTTCCGATCAGACGGATCGACGGCGATCCCGTCTCGGGCAACCGGCTCTTCGACGGCTCCGCCGGCGAGGGCGAGTGGTCCGGGTTCACCCCGTTCGGCGAGTCCTCGTGGGACGGGTTCGTCCCCTTCGAGGAGAAACCCCACGCGATCGATCCAGACGTCCTCGCGACGGCGAACCAGCGCGTCGTGGACGACCCCAACCACTACGTGGGGGTCGCATACGCCACGCCGTACCGCGGCGGCCGGATCTACGAACGGCTCGACGAGCGCCTCGAGTCCGGCGAGCCTGCCGACCACGACTTCCACCGTGAGTTGCAGGACGACACCTACGACGGCCGTGCCGCGCAGTTGGTCCCGGACCTCGTCGACGCCGTCGCGAGCCACGACGGGGCCTCGGACGGCCTCGAGGACGCCGCCGACGAGCTCGCCGACTGGGACTACCGCATGGAACGGGACTCATCTTCGGCGCTGGTCTTCGACCGCTGGCTCGAGGGCTTCCGGCGGGAGGTCTTCGAACCCGCGTTCGAGGACGCCGATCTCGATGAGTCGTACTACCCTAACGACTGGGTGCTCGCAACGTTGCCTGCCGACAGCGACTGGTTCGACGGATCGCGGCCCGAACGCATGGTCGACGCGCTCGAGGCCGCGCTCGCGGAGATCGACGAGGAAGGATGGGAGACCTACGGCGATCGGAACACGACCGGTCCGATCGAGCATCCGTTCGGCGTCGAGGCACCGTTTCTGGACTACGACGATCGGCCGGCCGACGGCTCGGCGGCGACGGTCAAGAACTACCGCGTCGACGACGCCGTGGGCTCGAGCTGGCGCATGGTCGTCGAACCGGGCGGCGACGCGACGGCGATCCTCCCCGGCGGCAACTCGGGCGATTACTTCTCCGAACACTACGACGACCAGTTCGAGGCGTGGCTCGACGGCGAGCAGAAACCGATGGATCGCTCGGTCGATGATGGGGATCCGGACGTCGTCTTCGAGGCGGCAGAGACGGAGGGATCACAATGA
- a CDS encoding ABC transporter permease encodes MSRDQPSRGDSNETGHDIGSSADSIQRGPNPPKPSEHAAASGAGRESRFGPRMAVVRRELRSLRSEKTIVLAIAIQLFIAAFSSFLVVGFVSMYDPDGLGGQEIDVAIVGEDRAALEAAADEQEGLNTVRYDNRDAAYGTFENGQVAAVLETTRDDQGRLLVDVAAPEEGIETTLLVVQLRETLEAVEHAERVGNADRLESLPLSVPDEVDASPYVGFTYTILLPLLLFLPAFISGSIVVDSLVEERERGTLELLRVTPLSLGDVVDAKLAATAALAPVQAVAWLALLAVNGTTVAHPVALIGLVAALALLVVGLGTVVALVAPDRRQAQLLYSVAIVGALVVSTLLPEHPANSVAKLGLGSATVTTWLLLVLYGALGVGAFFAVRATVERVDPADL; translated from the coding sequence TTGTCGCGTGATCAGCCGTCTCGAGGCGACTCGAACGAGACGGGCCACGATATTGGCAGTTCGGCGGACTCCATCCAGCGGGGACCGAACCCACCGAAACCGTCCGAACACGCAGCCGCGAGCGGCGCCGGGCGCGAGTCCCGGTTCGGGCCCCGAATGGCCGTCGTCCGCCGGGAACTGCGTTCGCTGCGCTCCGAAAAAACGATCGTGCTCGCGATCGCGATCCAGTTGTTCATCGCGGCGTTTTCCTCGTTTCTCGTCGTCGGCTTCGTCTCCATGTACGATCCCGACGGGCTCGGCGGTCAGGAGATCGACGTCGCCATCGTCGGCGAGGACCGGGCGGCGCTCGAGGCCGCGGCCGACGAACAGGAGGGGCTGAATACCGTCAGATACGACAACCGTGACGCGGCTTATGGCACTTTCGAGAACGGACAGGTAGCCGCCGTCCTCGAGACCACCAGAGACGATCAGGGACGATTGCTCGTCGACGTCGCCGCGCCGGAGGAGGGGATCGAGACGACCCTGCTCGTCGTCCAGCTCCGGGAGACCCTCGAGGCCGTCGAACACGCCGAACGCGTCGGGAACGCGGACCGGCTCGAGTCGCTCCCGCTATCGGTCCCCGACGAGGTCGACGCGAGCCCGTACGTCGGGTTCACGTACACGATCCTGCTGCCGCTGTTGCTGTTCCTGCCGGCGTTCATCAGCGGCTCGATCGTCGTCGACTCGCTGGTCGAGGAACGCGAACGGGGTACGCTCGAGTTGCTCCGGGTAACGCCGCTGTCGCTGGGCGACGTAGTCGACGCGAAACTCGCTGCGACGGCCGCGCTCGCGCCCGTCCAGGCCGTCGCCTGGCTCGCCCTGCTGGCGGTCAACGGGACGACCGTCGCCCACCCGGTCGCACTGATCGGGCTCGTCGCCGCGCTGGCCTTGCTGGTCGTCGGCCTCGGGACGGTCGTCGCACTCGTCGCGCCGGATCGCAGACAGGCCCAGTTGCTGTACTCGGTCGCCATCGTCGGCGCGCTGGTGGTGTCGACGCTCCTGCCCGAGCACCCGGCGAACAGCGTCGCGAAGCTCGGGCTCGGGAGCGCGACGGTCACGACGTGGCTGTTGCTCGTGCTCTACGGAGCGCTCGGCGTCGGTGCGTTCTTCGCGGTCCGAGCGACGGTCGAACGGGTCGATCCGGCGGACCTGTAG
- a CDS encoding ABC transporter ATP-binding protein translates to MAILEVEGLRKEYDGFTAVEGSSFSIERGEVFGVVGPNGAGKTTTLKMLAGLVEPTAGTAVVAGHTPGERAMQRRLGFLPEESPLYEEMTATDYLEFFADLYDVPGHVAADRIESSLDRLDLEHRDRRIGNMSKGMKRKVAIARALINDPDVLIFDEPASGLDPLTTNHVIEFTEELSEEGKTVVFSAHNLYHVESVCDRVVIMNDGRIVARGTLEGIRDDHGGTEYHVYATVDASDAVSRVSAEPADEGIRHVVADMDAVESIRTAVEKRGGRVTDIQTETPSLEDVFLEVASGDAENAERRREAEQERADGQREQVVDT, encoded by the coding sequence ATGGCGATACTCGAAGTGGAGGGGCTCCGCAAGGAGTACGACGGGTTCACCGCCGTCGAAGGCAGTAGCTTCTCGATCGAACGCGGCGAGGTGTTCGGCGTCGTCGGACCCAACGGCGCCGGGAAGACGACGACGCTGAAGATGCTCGCCGGCCTCGTCGAACCGACCGCAGGGACCGCCGTCGTTGCCGGACACACGCCCGGCGAGCGGGCGATGCAACGGCGGCTCGGGTTCCTCCCGGAGGAGTCCCCGCTGTACGAGGAGATGACCGCGACCGACTATCTGGAGTTCTTTGCGGATCTCTACGACGTGCCCGGCCACGTTGCGGCCGACCGCATCGAATCGTCGCTGGATCGGCTCGACCTCGAACACCGCGACCGCCGGATCGGCAACATGTCGAAGGGAATGAAACGCAAGGTCGCGATCGCCCGCGCGCTGATCAACGATCCGGACGTCCTCATCTTCGACGAACCCGCTTCCGGGCTCGATCCGCTGACGACCAACCACGTGATCGAGTTTACCGAGGAGTTGAGCGAGGAGGGCAAGACGGTCGTCTTCAGCGCGCACAACCTCTATCACGTCGAAAGCGTCTGCGACCGGGTCGTCATCATGAACGACGGCCGGATCGTCGCCCGGGGCACCCTCGAGGGAATCCGCGACGACCACGGCGGGACGGAGTACCACGTGTACGCGACGGTCGACGCGAGCGATGCGGTCTCGCGGGTCTCGGCCGAACCCGCCGACGAGGGGATTCGCCACGTCGTCGCGGACATGGACGCGGTGGAGTCGATCAGGACGGCCGTCGAGAAACGGGGCGGCCGCGTGACCGACATCCAGACGGAGACGCCGAGTCTCGAGGACGTCTTCCTCGAGGTGGCAAGCGGCGACGCGGAGAACGCCGAACGGCGGCGCGAAGCGGAACAGGAACGCGCCGACGGGCAGCGCGAGCAGGTGGTCGATACGTGA